The Sorangiineae bacterium MSr11954 DNA segment TTAGAACGGTAGGGGTGAGCACGACGAGAGACTCGGACAGCAACGATGCATTTCTCGAATCGCTTCGGCGGGCGCCCAACGCGCTCGCCGGGCACTACGCGAAGTTTCGAGTGGGCGAGCGGCTCTTGCTGTCGGGGCACTCGCATCAGGCGTGGCCCGATGTGGCGCTGGAAGGTCAAATCGAGGCCTTCCACGACGCGGCGCACGACGTGGACGAAAAATGGGGGCGCGCCTTCGCCAAAGCGGACGAGGTGCGCGCCGGCTTTCGCCGGCTGCTCGGCGATCCGCAGGGCGAAATCGCGCTGGGCTCGAGCACCCATGAGCTCGTGATTCGTTTTCTCTCGGCGCTGGATCTGCGCGGGCGTCCGCGTTTGGTTACCACCCAAGGTGAGTTCCACACCTTGCGGCGGCAGCTCGCTCGGCTGGACGAGGCAGGCATCGAGGTGGTCGCGCTTCCCACCGCGCCGGCGGACACCTTGGCCGAGAGGCTCGCCGCGGCCATCGACGATCGCACCGGCGCGGTGCTCGTCTCCACGGTGCTGTTCGAGACATCGCGCATCGTGCCGGGTTTGCGCGAGCTCGCCGCGGTGTGTGCGGGGCGCGGGGTGGAGCTGCTCGCCGACGCGTACCACGCGCTGGGCCCCGTCCCCACATCGCTTCACGCGTTGGGGCTTGGGTCGGCGTGGGTCGTTGGCGGCGGCTACAAGTATTTGCAGCTGGGCGAGGGCAACTGCTTTTTGCGGCTACCTGCGCACGCCCAGACCTTGCGACCCGTGGTGACGGGGTGGTTCGCGGAGTTCGCCGATCTGGCGGAGGAGCGGCAACCGGGCCGGGTCGGGTACGGCGGGGGCGCGGCGCGCTTTGCGGGGTCCACGTACGATCCGACCAGCCATTACCGCGCGGCCCGCGTGTTCGCGTTCTTTCAGGAGCACGGGCTCCAGCCGGAGATTTTGCAACGGAGTTACCGTCACCAAGTGGCGCAGCTGGCGGCGCACTTCGACGCGCTGAATGTGCCGGAGACATGGATCACGCGCGACCGCGAGGCGCCGCTCGAGGCGTTCGGCGGGTTTCTCTCGTTGCGGGTGCGGCCGCCCTCCGAGGGAGCGCTCGATGCGCAAGGGCTGCAGCGAGCGCTCGCGGCGCGCGGGGTGCTTACGGACAGCCGCGGCGAATACCTGCGGTTTGGCCCTGCGCCGTATCTGTCGGAC contains these protein-coding regions:
- a CDS encoding kynureninase; this encodes MSTTRDSDSNDAFLESLRRAPNALAGHYAKFRVGERLLLSGHSHQAWPDVALEGQIEAFHDAAHDVDEKWGRAFAKADEVRAGFRRLLGDPQGEIALGSSTHELVIRFLSALDLRGRPRLVTTQGEFHTLRRQLARLDEAGIEVVALPTAPADTLAERLAAAIDDRTGAVLVSTVLFETSRIVPGLRELAAVCAGRGVELLADAYHALGPVPTSLHALGLGSAWVVGGGYKYLQLGEGNCFLRLPAHAQTLRPVVTGWFAEFADLAEERQPGRVGYGGGAARFAGSTYDPTSHYRAARVFAFFQEHGLQPEILQRSYRHQVAQLAAHFDALNVPETWITRDREAPLEAFGGFLSLRVRPPSEGALDAQGLQRALAARGVLTDSRGEYLRFGPAPYLSDEQLRAAMAALGEVIAEHART